In Porphyromonas cangingivalis, a genomic segment contains:
- the ychF gene encoding redox-regulated ATPase YchF: protein MALQCGIVGLPNVGKSTLFNCLSNAKAQSANFPFCTIEPNVGVITVPDERLNRLAEIVNPQRIVPTTVEIVDIAGLVKGASRGEGLGNKFLANIRETDAIIHVLRCFEDDNITHVDGSVDPVRDKSVIDTELQLKDLETVEARIQRVEKQAKTGGDKQAALLFGVLSRYKEALEQGKSARTVVFDTPDEKKAARELFLLTAKPILYVCNVDEGSAVSGNEHVDAVRKAVADEGAHILVVAAKIESEIAELETYEERQMFLEEIGLKESGVSRLIRAAYALLNLETYFTAGVQEVRAWTYLKGSKAPQCAGVIHTDFEKGFIRAEVIKYEDFVHYGSELAVKEAGKMAVEGKEYVVQDGDIMHFRFNV from the coding sequence ATGGCACTACAATGTGGTATCGTCGGTCTTCCCAATGTTGGTAAGTCGACACTTTTTAACTGCCTTTCGAATGCTAAGGCACAGTCCGCAAACTTCCCGTTCTGTACGATAGAGCCCAATGTGGGCGTCATCACAGTTCCCGACGAACGCCTCAACAGGCTCGCCGAGATCGTCAATCCTCAGCGCATCGTCCCTACGACCGTCGAGATCGTCGATATTGCAGGGCTTGTCAAGGGGGCGAGCCGTGGCGAAGGGCTTGGTAATAAGTTCTTGGCAAACATCCGTGAGACCGATGCCATCATCCACGTGTTGCGTTGCTTCGAGGACGACAACATCACCCACGTCGATGGATCGGTCGATCCTGTGAGAGATAAGAGTGTCATAGATACTGAGCTACAGCTCAAAGACTTGGAGACGGTTGAGGCTCGCATCCAACGTGTCGAGAAGCAGGCCAAGACGGGAGGAGACAAGCAGGCTGCATTGCTTTTCGGTGTCCTCAGTCGTTATAAGGAAGCTTTGGAACAGGGTAAGTCTGCTCGTACAGTCGTGTTTGACACCCCGGACGAAAAGAAGGCCGCACGAGAGCTCTTCCTCCTCACTGCAAAGCCTATCCTATATGTGTGTAACGTCGATGAGGGCTCTGCTGTCTCAGGCAATGAGCATGTCGATGCCGTACGTAAGGCTGTCGCAGATGAGGGTGCGCACATCCTTGTCGTTGCCGCAAAGATTGAGAGTGAGATCGCAGAACTTGAGACTTATGAGGAGCGTCAGATGTTCCTCGAAGAGATCGGACTCAAGGAGTCCGGTGTCTCTCGTCTCATCCGTGCTGCTTATGCCCTGCTCAACCTTGAGACTTACTTCACTGCAGGGGTGCAAGAGGTCAGAGCATGGACTTACCTCAAGGGTAGTAAGGCACCTCAGTGTGCAGGTGTGATCCATACAGACTTCGAGAAGGGGTTCATCCGTGCCGAAGTGATCAAGTATGAGGACTTCGTCCACTATGGCTCCGAGCTTGCGGTCAAGGAGGCCGGCAAGATGGCAGTCGAAGGCAAAGAGTATGTCGTCCAAGATGGCGATATCATGCACTTCCGCTTCAATGTCTGA
- a CDS encoding DUF4199 domain-containing protein → MSLLNNETPDAKPLSIGFYVRHMMRYGFVLGLFMSLQFLSLLLYDFGIIAQLIYVGMFLAIPVLIVVLARHFRRNVRGDVMSYLEAVGFLLGTYLFAMIINFLAYYVGFSILLADPEWMGLMEQFVDLWIRQSPQATSEEIDIVRSILYMTPKQLAKQLATTAMFLGFVYIYIVAFFVKKTR, encoded by the coding sequence ATGTCTCTTCTCAATAACGAAACTCCCGATGCCAAGCCTCTATCCATAGGCTTCTATGTACGACACATGATGCGTTATGGCTTTGTGTTGGGGTTATTTATGTCGTTGCAGTTCTTATCGTTGTTGCTGTATGACTTCGGCATCATTGCACAGCTGATATATGTGGGGATGTTTTTGGCGATACCCGTCCTTATTGTCGTTTTGGCAAGGCACTTCCGCCGAAATGTCCGTGGAGATGTCATGAGTTATCTTGAGGCGGTAGGCTTCTTGCTGGGCACCTATCTCTTTGCGATGATCATCAACTTTTTGGCGTACTACGTGGGCTTTTCCATCCTCCTTGCCGATCCTGAATGGATGGGGCTCATGGAGCAGTTTGTCGATCTCTGGATCCGACAGTCTCCGCAGGCTACGAGCGAGGAAATTGACATCGTACGTTCGATACTCTATATGACTCCCAAACAACTGGCCAAACAGTTGGCGACGACAGCCATGTTCTTAGGGTTTGTTTATATTTACATTGTTGCATTCTTTGTCAAGAAAACGAGATGA
- a CDS encoding glycosyltransferase family 2 protein has translation MNTPDERHTETLDLSIVVPLYNEEESLPELYSWICRVVDREGLSTEIIFVDDGSTDASWTVIEKLAAEDHRVRGIRFGRNYGKSPALHVGFEAVRGRVVITMDADLQDSPDEIPELYRMIVDEGYDLVSGWKKKRYDPLSKTLPTKLFNATVRQFSGIRLHDFNCGLKAYRHEVTQNVEVYNDMHRFMPYMAKLAGFSRIGEKVVEHRARKFGTTKFGMSRFVNGYLDLLVLWFTGKFGRKPMHFFGLWGSVMFFVSFIALCVILVDKFIALKSGRPAPLVASTPYFYFCLVGILLGVQLFLAGFIGELISRQSPGRNHYIIRKKI, from the coding sequence ATGAATACCCCCGACGAAAGACACACCGAGACTCTCGATCTCTCGATAGTCGTCCCCCTCTACAATGAAGAAGAGTCACTCCCCGAGCTATACTCGTGGATCTGCCGTGTCGTGGATCGTGAAGGGCTCTCGACGGAAATCATCTTTGTCGACGACGGGAGTACCGATGCTTCGTGGACGGTGATAGAGAAGCTCGCCGCTGAAGATCATAGGGTGAGAGGGATACGTTTCGGGCGCAACTATGGCAAGTCTCCGGCTCTCCATGTCGGCTTCGAGGCTGTCCGAGGGCGTGTCGTCATTACCATGGATGCCGACCTCCAAGACTCTCCCGATGAGATCCCCGAGCTCTATCGTATGATTGTCGATGAGGGCTACGATCTCGTATCCGGCTGGAAAAAGAAGCGTTATGACCCTCTGTCCAAGACCTTGCCCACCAAGCTCTTCAATGCCACTGTGCGACAGTTTTCCGGTATACGGCTTCATGACTTCAACTGTGGGCTCAAGGCATATCGCCACGAGGTCACACAGAATGTCGAAGTCTACAACGATATGCACCGATTTATGCCTTATATGGCTAAGCTTGCAGGGTTTTCACGTATCGGGGAGAAGGTCGTCGAGCATAGGGCAAGGAAGTTTGGCACCACGAAGTTTGGGATGAGTCGTTTTGTCAACGGCTATCTCGACCTCTTGGTGCTCTGGTTCACGGGCAAATTCGGCCGTAAACCGATGCACTTCTTCGGACTGTGGGGTAGTGTGATGTTTTTCGTCAGTTTCATAGCTCTGTGTGTCATACTTGTGGATAAGTTCATCGCACTCAAGAGCGGACGTCCTGCGCCCTTGGTCGCCTCCACTCCGTACTTTTACTTCTGTCTTGTCGGTATCCTTCTCGGGGTCCAACTTTTCTTGGCCGGCTTCATCGGCGAACTCATTTCTCGTCAGTCGCCCGGTCGCAATCACTACATCATCCGAAAGAAAATATAA
- the cas1c gene encoding type I-C CRISPR-associated endonuclease Cas1c has product MKKLLNTLYILSPDAYLCKDGENLVVRIDDTEAMRLPIHNIEGVLSFSRTGASPGAMYLCVQNGVKLSFLSPTGRYIGSLEGGIKGNVLLRRTQYRLADDELVSAHIASVFIAGKISNHRAVLSRLLRDHTHDAEVEKSIQEVIAQLKHEQRRLGTLTSRNAVMGVEGNAAKLYFSVFEHLILNPDFPFSGRHKRPPKDMVNALLSFFYTILAHDVRAALESVGLDPFVGFLHVDRPGRPSLALDLMEELRAYLVDRFVLSVINKRQVSTKDFLAQGENGIILKEDARKNLLALWQKRKKDEITHPFLREKMPLGLLPYIQAQLLARYLREDLDEYPVFLIQ; this is encoded by the coding sequence ATGAAAAAACTGCTCAACACCCTCTACATCCTTTCTCCCGACGCTTACCTCTGCAAAGACGGAGAGAACCTTGTCGTGCGCATCGATGACACAGAGGCCATGCGCCTGCCGATACACAACATCGAAGGTGTCCTGTCTTTCTCTCGTACAGGAGCTTCACCGGGTGCTATGTATCTATGTGTACAGAATGGAGTGAAGCTGTCATTCCTATCCCCCACAGGGCGATATATCGGCAGCCTCGAAGGCGGGATCAAAGGTAATGTCCTCCTGCGACGGACTCAGTACAGGCTTGCAGATGACGAACTCGTATCGGCACACATCGCTTCGGTGTTCATAGCCGGTAAGATCTCCAACCACCGAGCCGTACTATCCCGACTCCTACGAGATCATACGCATGATGCAGAGGTCGAAAAAAGCATCCAAGAGGTCATTGCCCAGCTGAAACACGAACAGAGACGACTCGGTACACTCACCTCTCGCAATGCTGTAATGGGCGTGGAGGGGAATGCGGCGAAGCTGTATTTCTCTGTCTTCGAACACCTGATCCTCAACCCTGACTTTCCCTTCTCCGGAAGGCACAAACGCCCTCCAAAAGATATGGTCAACGCCCTCTTGTCATTCTTTTATACCATCCTGGCTCATGATGTACGTGCTGCACTTGAGAGCGTGGGATTGGATCCCTTTGTGGGCTTCCTTCACGTGGATCGCCCGGGTCGTCCGAGCTTGGCACTGGATCTGATGGAAGAACTTCGTGCGTACCTTGTAGATCGATTTGTCCTTTCGGTCATCAACAAAAGGCAAGTCTCCACAAAAGACTTCCTCGCACAGGGCGAAAATGGCATCATTCTTAAAGAGGATGCACGCAAAAACCTACTTGCCCTATGGCAAAAACGAAAAAAGGATGAGATCACCCATCCTTTCCTCAGAGAGAAAATGCCACTGGGGCTCTTACCCTACATCCAAGCCCAACTCCTTGCTCGATACCTTCGAGAGGACTTGGACGAATATCCTGTATTTCTCATCCAATGA
- a CDS encoding CRISPR-associated helicase/endonuclease Cas3, translated as MLTTEQNIAHISPDHRIQSLEEHAVKVASLCRQFASKTGVPQADQIGFALGLLHDFGKSSEGFQTYIIQSGLKGKPATKSPHSLYGAEVGYRYSSSAIIGKILAYCISGHHRGLYDEDLMAKKIELEAHKISQDTQRLLDAYPEMATEFKKATEGLMLTHMSWEDIQLLVRMLFSCLVDADSLDTEAFCNPMQYTERIDSTIQINIELWQCLKLLLQKKTETFSQTSAINQTRARFLSQCIEHGQKASKGIYSLSLPTGAGKTLSSMAWALECAIKHQASRIIIVIPFTSIITQTASELKKVFGEHMVFEHHSEVSDPSEKAKYESKNAVLKALAENWDAPIIVTTNVQFFESLFSNKRARCRKLHNICNAVVIFDEVQMFPTKFLHPMVRSIESLTRMFGTQILLCTATQPIFNEKVSNPTFYTLKQKAEEVIPFAPETFSIFNRVEYNIDSSETDIESLAQRLAQHPSVLCIVNTRKDALQLAQALKQISTDKEGVLIHLSRMMCSVHLKETIQKVKVRLAKGLPTRVISTQLIEAGVDLDFPIVYRASAGLDSIIQAGGRCNREGKLSTKGQVYIFRLPKSYTPTELLRSQQAMELATYDTEGKSIDHPDIIYSYFSHLYGAKINCDTNNISDLLWDQSKCCKIKLNFEEASNKFKLIDNGYIDLYVPYTPNPEYSKLDGEALIADLTSRGAMSTEEFRRLQQFKVGLREKDFLELYTQGIIKAIYIWGESNPPIYVLASKHNYSEDFGILLRNFFIEEPLIFL; from the coding sequence ATGCTGACCACAGAGCAAAATATCGCCCACATATCACCCGACCACCGCATACAATCACTGGAAGAGCATGCGGTGAAAGTCGCTTCACTATGCCGTCAGTTCGCATCAAAGACAGGCGTCCCACAGGCGGATCAGATAGGTTTTGCTCTAGGGTTACTGCACGACTTCGGAAAGTCTTCGGAAGGATTTCAGACCTATATCATACAATCAGGACTAAAAGGAAAGCCTGCAACAAAGTCTCCACACAGCCTCTATGGAGCCGAAGTCGGTTACCGTTATTCCTCAAGCGCAATTATAGGGAAAATACTCGCTTACTGCATCAGTGGGCACCATAGAGGGTTGTATGATGAGGATCTGATGGCTAAAAAGATAGAATTAGAAGCCCACAAAATATCTCAGGACACTCAACGCCTGCTAGATGCGTATCCCGAGATGGCAACAGAATTCAAGAAGGCGACCGAAGGACTCATGCTAACCCATATGTCATGGGAAGACATCCAACTCCTTGTTCGAATGCTGTTTTCGTGCCTTGTAGATGCGGACTCTTTGGACACCGAGGCTTTTTGCAATCCAATGCAATATACAGAGCGAATTGACTCGACCATCCAAATAAACATTGAACTATGGCAGTGTCTTAAACTTCTGCTGCAAAAAAAGACAGAGACCTTCAGCCAAACAAGTGCGATAAACCAAACTAGAGCCCGCTTCTTGTCTCAATGTATAGAACACGGACAAAAGGCGTCCAAAGGAATTTACTCTCTATCCCTTCCAACAGGAGCTGGCAAGACCTTGAGTTCCATGGCTTGGGCATTGGAGTGCGCCATCAAGCACCAAGCAAGTCGGATTATTATTGTCATTCCATTTACCTCGATTATCACCCAGACTGCAAGCGAACTAAAGAAAGTTTTTGGGGAACATATGGTCTTCGAACACCATTCTGAGGTCTCGGATCCCTCTGAAAAAGCTAAATACGAGAGTAAAAATGCGGTACTAAAAGCCCTTGCAGAAAACTGGGACGCACCGATTATCGTCACTACAAATGTCCAATTCTTCGAATCTCTATTCAGCAATAAAAGGGCTCGTTGTCGCAAGCTACACAACATCTGCAACGCAGTTGTGATATTTGATGAGGTGCAAATGTTCCCCACAAAATTTCTACACCCTATGGTGCGGAGTATTGAGAGTCTCACTCGCATGTTTGGCACACAAATATTATTGTGTACTGCGACACAACCTATTTTCAATGAAAAAGTAAGTAATCCAACGTTCTATACCCTCAAACAGAAAGCAGAGGAGGTGATACCATTTGCTCCGGAAACTTTCTCAATTTTTAATAGAGTCGAATATAATATAGATAGTTCGGAAACCGATATAGAGAGCTTGGCGCAAAGATTGGCTCAACATCCCTCAGTTCTTTGCATCGTTAACACACGCAAAGATGCTTTGCAACTAGCACAAGCACTGAAGCAAATCTCAACCGATAAGGAAGGAGTGCTTATACATCTATCTAGGATGATGTGTTCTGTGCACCTCAAAGAGACAATTCAAAAAGTAAAGGTACGTCTAGCTAAAGGGCTCCCAACAAGAGTCATCAGTACCCAGCTCATCGAAGCAGGTGTGGATCTAGATTTCCCAATAGTTTATCGAGCAAGTGCAGGCTTAGACTCTATCATCCAAGCCGGAGGACGATGCAATAGAGAAGGTAAACTCTCTACCAAGGGACAAGTGTATATCTTCCGACTCCCAAAATCATATACCCCGACAGAACTACTCCGTAGCCAACAAGCCATGGAGTTGGCCACATACGACACAGAGGGGAAAAGTATCGATCACCCAGATATCATTTATAGCTACTTTTCCCATCTGTACGGAGCCAAGATCAACTGTGACACAAACAACATCTCAGACCTCCTATGGGATCAAAGCAAGTGTTGCAAGATAAAACTTAATTTCGAGGAGGCTAGCAATAAATTTAAGCTTATAGATAACGGATATATAGACCTCTATGTTCCCTATACTCCGAACCCGGAATATTCAAAACTTGATGGAGAGGCACTCATTGCAGACCTGACATCCAGAGGAGCGATGAGCACTGAAGAGTTTAGACGATTACAACAATTTAAGGTTGGTCTGCGAGAAAAAGATTTCCTCGAATTGTACACACAAGGCATTATCAAGGCTATATATATATGGGGCGAAAGCAACCCTCCCATATATGTCCTCGCATCGAAGCACAACTATTCAGAAGACTTTGGCATCTTACTTCGAAATTTCTTCATAGAGGAGCCTTTAATATTCTTATAA
- a CDS encoding DUF1573 domain-containing protein — MKRFTTLLLAMVVLMGAYTLNAQDKNKAKIEVTEHTHDFGTIKEADGPVTHVFEVKNTGDAPLVITRVMSSCGCTTPTFNREPIAPGKTGKITVVYNPAGRVYPFVKTVSVYSNGKEGPFILTIKGTVVKE, encoded by the coding sequence ATGAAAAGATTTACAACGTTACTCCTTGCGATGGTGGTACTTATGGGTGCTTACACGCTTAATGCACAAGATAAGAATAAGGCTAAAATCGAGGTGACCGAGCATACGCATGACTTCGGTACGATCAAGGAAGCTGATGGTCCTGTCACTCATGTCTTTGAAGTGAAGAATACGGGAGATGCTCCTCTCGTTATTACTCGTGTGATGTCTTCGTGTGGCTGTACCACACCTACGTTCAACCGCGAGCCGATCGCTCCCGGCAAGACAGGCAAGATCACTGTGGTCTACAACCCTGCCGGTCGTGTCTATCCTTTCGTGAAGACCGTTTCGGTGTACAGCAATGGTAAGGAAGGTCCATTCATCCTTACGATCAAGGGAACTGTTGTCAAAGAATAA
- the cas8c gene encoding type I-C CRISPR-associated protein Cas8c/Csd1 codes for MMLKALAEYYDRLPEEKCLPPYGQENVGIAWILALSQEGKFISLQPQITSKNDPLPIYQVSTRPITTSGIESPYFFGKISYVLGIGDKNGKKNADFVDTVNKIANFFRNDTDFQAVQQFYKSPEDVDKAKSAYEREKKNNSFIQENALVAFSIYKPGRHTPLVAEKEELIIYRKHLDEQEQSTLTLCSITGEEGPTTRLHPSVVGNAKLISFQENSVFDSYGKTKGDNAPINKVIADKIAKAFKHLHTSKYNHHKDNRYKIQHIYWISQSREVNDDMIATFVDAVFDDPQDSAEIVKEILKLSNSADSFHSDKEFHIMSYVPGEGRIAVYQWRTGIVEKVFANIWEHHQNLNTINAKGELDEDYPPIYSLSRLLTALEYGKKGDQTRPSSTFIQHILDSIIWRRKYPRLILMRAVQKLSSTILKLPEYHNKSKGKDYNASIDILIGLIKAYHKRNCKISIPMKLDEEFSDQAYVLGRLMRVYQETQERALGYGLNSTVFDKFYRKALTAPQQVFPRNLESLFSAHIGKIRRKNSYLAELLQEKKAKLTDMLPKEKPFPAHLTIEERGRFLCGYGHQFLQDKMDQKEQKKKKNED; via the coding sequence ATGATGCTAAAAGCCTTGGCGGAGTACTACGACCGCCTACCAGAAGAGAAATGCTTGCCTCCCTATGGACAAGAGAATGTAGGTATTGCCTGGATACTTGCGCTTAGCCAAGAAGGTAAATTTATATCACTACAACCTCAGATTACCTCTAAAAATGACCCGCTCCCTATCTACCAAGTTTCCACTCGCCCTATTACGACGAGTGGAATAGAATCCCCATATTTTTTTGGTAAGATATCATATGTATTGGGGATTGGAGACAAGAATGGAAAAAAGAATGCAGACTTTGTAGATACGGTGAACAAAATTGCAAACTTCTTCCGTAATGACACTGATTTTCAAGCGGTACAGCAATTCTACAAGAGCCCGGAAGACGTCGACAAAGCCAAAAGTGCGTATGAGAGAGAAAAGAAAAATAATTCTTTCATCCAAGAGAATGCACTTGTTGCTTTTTCCATTTACAAGCCAGGCAGACATACCCCTCTGGTTGCAGAGAAAGAGGAGCTCATCATCTATCGAAAGCATTTGGACGAACAAGAACAATCTACATTGACACTATGTAGTATTACGGGAGAGGAGGGGCCTACCACAAGACTCCATCCAAGTGTTGTTGGTAATGCAAAACTTATCAGTTTCCAAGAAAATAGTGTATTCGATTCATACGGCAAGACCAAAGGAGATAATGCCCCTATCAATAAAGTCATTGCAGACAAAATTGCAAAGGCTTTCAAACATCTACATACAAGTAAGTACAATCATCACAAAGACAACAGATACAAAATCCAGCACATCTACTGGATCAGTCAGTCCAGGGAAGTTAACGATGATATGATCGCAACATTTGTAGATGCCGTATTTGATGACCCTCAGGACTCTGCAGAGATCGTAAAAGAGATTCTAAAGTTATCCAATAGTGCTGACTCTTTTCATTCTGACAAGGAATTCCACATTATGTCATATGTCCCGGGGGAAGGACGTATCGCAGTATACCAATGGAGAACCGGCATAGTTGAAAAGGTTTTTGCCAATATCTGGGAGCATCATCAAAACCTCAATACGATCAATGCAAAAGGAGAGTTGGATGAAGACTATCCCCCAATCTATTCCCTATCCAGACTATTAACAGCTCTGGAATATGGGAAAAAGGGAGATCAGACACGTCCCTCCTCAACTTTTATACAACATATATTGGACAGTATTATTTGGAGACGTAAGTATCCACGACTAATACTAATGAGAGCTGTACAAAAGTTATCAAGCACTATTCTGAAACTACCGGAATATCATAATAAAAGTAAAGGTAAAGATTATAACGCATCAATAGATATCCTAATCGGGCTTATCAAAGCCTACCATAAACGCAACTGTAAAATAAGTATACCTATGAAGTTAGATGAAGAATTCAGCGACCAAGCCTATGTCCTCGGTCGACTTATGAGAGTATATCAGGAGACACAAGAGCGTGCATTAGGCTACGGTCTCAATTCCACGGTATTCGACAAGTTCTACCGCAAAGCTTTGACAGCCCCACAACAAGTCTTTCCACGAAATCTGGAAAGTCTCTTCTCTGCCCACATCGGGAAAATCCGTCGCAAGAACAGCTATCTGGCAGAGCTCCTTCAGGAGAAGAAAGCCAAGCTGACTGATATGCTACCCAAAGAAAAACCGTTCCCTGCTCATCTTACAATAGAAGAACGTGGGCGTTTCCTTTGTGGCTACGGTCATCAGTTCCTTCAAGATAAGATGGATCAAAAAGAACAAAAGAAGAAGAAAAACGAAGATTAA
- a CDS encoding type I CRISPR-associated protein Cas7: MEKQAIQNRYDFIILYDVVNGNPNGDPDAGNMPRTDAQTDHGIVSPPCLKRKIRNYVDMISPYFPEYANIFGKVLDPDLFRIYIRDKVVLNQVHGAMFDEVVEELKLSSEKKQDECILKTQQAMCKHYYDVRTFGAVMSTSDDETNTEGVDEETSKKKKSGTKGKGKTDKQAGQVRGPVQLTFSKSIDPVSIEYRSVARIAVTNSKDQAKESTFGSLYEIPYALYKGYGFVSAMLAEKTGFDEADLKLLWHALLNMFEHDRAAARGLMSMRKIIVFKHNTRFGNAPAHSLFDRVKIKLKDSVEYPRSFEDYEISIDEENLPQGVEIIDPQNLFQ; encoded by the coding sequence ATGGAAAAGCAAGCCATCCAAAACCGCTACGACTTCATCATCCTATACGATGTAGTCAATGGGAATCCCAACGGAGACCCGGACGCAGGCAATATGCCTCGAACTGATGCCCAAACCGACCATGGTATCGTAAGCCCGCCTTGTCTCAAGCGTAAGATCCGCAACTATGTAGATATGATCAGCCCCTACTTTCCTGAGTACGCAAATATATTTGGCAAAGTCCTTGATCCAGATCTCTTCCGTATATATATCCGAGACAAAGTCGTCCTCAATCAAGTTCATGGAGCGATGTTTGATGAGGTCGTCGAAGAGCTCAAGTTATCCTCCGAAAAAAAACAGGATGAATGCATCCTCAAGACACAACAGGCTATGTGTAAGCACTACTACGATGTACGTACTTTTGGAGCTGTAATGAGTACCAGTGACGATGAAACAAATACAGAGGGAGTAGATGAGGAAACGAGCAAAAAGAAAAAGTCTGGCACCAAGGGAAAAGGAAAAACAGACAAGCAAGCTGGACAAGTACGAGGGCCAGTACAACTCACTTTCTCCAAATCTATTGACCCTGTATCTATAGAGTATCGCTCAGTAGCCCGTATCGCAGTAACTAACAGCAAGGATCAAGCAAAAGAATCTACTTTTGGAAGCCTATATGAGATACCATACGCTCTCTACAAAGGGTACGGTTTTGTCTCAGCAATGCTCGCTGAGAAAACGGGGTTTGATGAAGCAGATCTCAAACTTCTATGGCATGCTCTACTTAATATGTTCGAACACGATAGAGCAGCGGCTCGAGGGTTGATGTCTATGCGAAAAATCATTGTTTTCAAACATAATACCCGCTTCGGGAATGCACCGGCACATTCTCTTTTCGACCGAGTCAAGATAAAGCTGAAGGATTCAGTAGAATATCCACGTTCTTTCGAAGACTACGAGATAAGCATTGATGAGGAGAACCTACCTCAAGGGGTAGAGATAATCGATCCTCAAAATCTATTTCAATAG
- the cas4 gene encoding CRISPR-associated protein Cas4, which produces MYTEDELLMLSGLQHFKFCPRQWYLIHIEQIWQENELTTLGQILHERVHQPEQSQRRGTTVTLRSVPLASYQLGIYGFSDAIELHPATGTEEVVFTHPKYPGRWEAIPIEYKRGRPKRHNADRLQLCAEAICLEEAYGISIPLGYLFYGEAKHREEVVFSPELREELLATVEAMHEAFRRKSPIPAVYASRCRSCSLFDQCLPKANQFGSASAYLTKHKLFDL; this is translated from the coding sequence ATGTACACCGAGGACGAGCTATTAATGCTATCGGGACTACAACATTTTAAGTTTTGCCCCAGGCAGTGGTACCTTATCCACATCGAGCAGATATGGCAGGAGAACGAGCTGACCACGCTCGGGCAGATACTGCACGAGCGTGTGCATCAGCCCGAGCAAAGTCAGCGTAGAGGTACTACCGTTACGCTTCGTTCTGTTCCTTTGGCATCATACCAACTGGGGATATACGGCTTCTCCGATGCCATAGAACTACATCCGGCTACGGGAACCGAAGAGGTAGTCTTCACACATCCAAAGTACCCGGGTCGTTGGGAGGCAATTCCGATAGAATACAAACGAGGACGACCGAAGAGACACAATGCCGATCGTCTCCAACTCTGTGCAGAAGCTATATGCCTAGAGGAAGCTTATGGGATAAGCATTCCTCTGGGTTACCTCTTCTACGGAGAAGCAAAACATCGAGAGGAAGTAGTATTCTCTCCAGAACTTCGAGAAGAACTTCTTGCAACCGTTGAGGCTATGCACGAAGCCTTCCGGAGGAAGTCCCCGATACCGGCTGTCTATGCATCGAGGTGCCGTTCGTGTTCGCTCTTCGATCAATGTCTGCCTAAAGCCAATCAGTTTGGCTCTGCTTCCGCTTACCTTACGAAACACAAGCTATTCGACCTATGA
- the cas5c gene encoding type I-C CRISPR-associated protein Cas5c, translating into MDYFDKEYCIEVTGDYACFTQPAFKAERFSYPAPTPSAMRNILQSIFWVKGATEWEITKIEVLKPIQFEVIKMNEVGGIRNLSGSKLTKRELQTPAGKEITKKVKLPDPIYIDNDRQQRVSCVLKDVAYRIYAKLVFIPIHKRSHQDQEITKAKLAQKGTKDENPGKYYAEFERRIKSGGCFQQPYLGIREYSCSFELVEHPKPMGIPQDQDLGIMLFDLDFESNPTNPTPLFFHARMKQGVIHIPNIKSKEILR; encoded by the coding sequence ATGGACTACTTTGACAAAGAGTATTGTATAGAAGTCACCGGAGATTACGCTTGTTTCACCCAGCCTGCGTTCAAGGCTGAGCGTTTTTCGTACCCGGCACCTACCCCCTCGGCTATGCGCAACATCCTTCAATCGATCTTTTGGGTCAAAGGAGCTACCGAATGGGAGATTACCAAAATTGAAGTTCTCAAACCAATCCAATTCGAAGTCATCAAGATGAATGAAGTTGGGGGGATTCGTAATCTTTCAGGGAGTAAGCTCACCAAACGGGAGCTACAAACACCTGCAGGGAAAGAAATAACAAAGAAGGTCAAACTACCTGATCCCATATATATCGACAATGATAGACAACAGAGAGTCTCCTGCGTCCTCAAGGATGTGGCTTATCGTATATATGCCAAGCTCGTCTTCATCCCGATACATAAACGTTCTCATCAAGATCAAGAGATTACAAAGGCTAAACTTGCCCAAAAGGGGACGAAGGATGAGAACCCCGGAAAATACTACGCAGAGTTTGAGCGGAGGATCAAGTCCGGAGGATGTTTTCAGCAACCCTATCTAGGAATAAGAGAGTATAGTTGCTCATTCGAACTTGTGGAACACCCTAAACCTATGGGCATCCCACAAGACCAAGATCTCGGGATTATGCTCTTTGACTTAGACTTTGAAAGCAATCCGACAAATCCCACCCCACTTTTCTTTCACGCCCGAATGAAGCAGGGAGTAATACACATTCCAAATATCAAGAGTAAGGAGATACTACGATGA